TGGAATTTGGAATAACTCGGACAGGAAAAAACTGACATAAAAACACTTCCTTTTGCGCGATTTACGCGGATTACCCAAACGCCTCGATCATACAATTTGAATTCATCAAAATGTGCCCATGCACcttcttttgatttgaattcGGCCAGCAATTCCTTGCTGATTGAAGTTTTCATATTAGATGATGCAGTGTAGAAGGTGtcaaattcatcatcatcatcgttagATTGTATGTATTGCGTGATTTTGGAGGGCCCACCGATAAGCGTTGGTCCACTTTCAAACATTGATGCTGTAGATTTTGAGATTCAGCTTCCAGATGATGAGACAACACGAAAGgttcatcttcatttttttttcaaaaagagtaaatttttcgattttttttttttggcggggaataatttatttttccggGCAATTACTTTTTAGGCGaggaataatttatttggatgtggattacatttctttcgTCGTTTATATGAAATCGAATTGTCATTTGTATTACCTAACTTGTCGTGCTTAGCTGTTGTTGAAAATCGTCGTTGAAATACCCTATTTTGTCGTTCAAATGTCCTGTTgttcaaatcactttttctgtcgtgccaatATATATTTCCcctaaccttttgcgggatgtaattatttgttgacaaatatcgagaaagaatatcaacttcagcaggaatttctgaaaacattcaaaagttcagagttgtggttgaacaacagttgaaagctttttactgaatctcaaatcccctgaatcctgtagtcataagctagacacaatctcatgattataaacgacgacttctgctcgtgcaattttcatgatgtagaactacattatctatgatcgaggagggatagtgacttcttcatgaatgcttgaacattatgaaatgccagggagtgctgcaatttgactgtgtaaagcttttcaaagtggtagataaacctatttcgatatttctgcagaaaaacaatcgtactgctaacctttgtaggatgtaactatttggtgacaaatatcgagaaagaatatccaccgAGTGATAAaaagatttgatgggtggattgtagattatctgaacttatgtgctgttaaaagcatctgtgttcctttcaattcttgtttctgtcatttcaagcctactagataatatttcccatattatgtactttgcgtattcatgctctgttttttcgggtttttatcgagacaagtgaatcaaattttcaaaaaatcgctctggtccaccattttcacacctttcatgattttattttgtgaagggtctaccatcaatatgtttatccaaaaatggagcatgggtccaatttttttatcccaacttttttgaaaatttgacgcccaaaaaggggtggggtgttctttggggatatgctttcactcattcagtacacctaatgatactatatcattcagttccatgattgacctcattggggtttttgctttctcggttttcaaggaaaattaaataaatcggtacggcttttacgagacggctttaaggggctggggggcaaactgtgtgttaaagtgatgcttgtgatgatctaattcaggaaattgaaagcattttcacccaacatctcaggattagcctgggtctttaacgGTTAAGGGTTAAACAAACGAAGAAGAATCATAAATTAAAATGCATTATTTATTATCGAATTAGGTAAGCgttcaaagtacctacataatattacAATAAAGGAACAACAGTAGTtctgaaaattgacttttttaaatgCACATAGGTACTATAATAAAGAGATGATCAGTTGTGGTAAAAATTAACTTTCATAAAATACATAATAGATAAACAGTGATCAGTAgtcgtaaaaattaatttttctatcacTTGTGCAAGTTTATGTGTAGGTATTGTCCTGTGAAACtaaatttgaataggtaatttaaaatgatGGAAGTTATACTAAGATGACCGTTGAACTTGAAAATAGATGCGAAAGAAGATTATTATCCTGAAGAAAATTCCACTTGTGCGAATAACACGTGCACGTGAAATTACTGGATGGAGCGAATTCATTGGGTGATAGAAGCAAAATGATTTGGATTGAAATCTTGAAGTCCATTTGTTTACGTGCCAATCGTTGAAATTATATGAATACCAGAATATTAGCTGTACAAAAATACAAACACAAAGCGTACATACAATGTGAAAATATAATATTGGAACTCGTCTGCCACTTATGTGGGTAGGTGGGAATGTGTGGGAATGAATACTCTCTACATACATGTTAAGGTACTATTTCGTCTTTAAATTTTACGTACCTTTGCTCGGAGGACTTGGAAAAGCCCACTGAGCATCAATGTCCAAAGAACCACCGTAATACTCGCGATCAAAACCAAAGTACTGAATTGATGTTGGTTTCGTTTTCAAAGACATGAAGGCGGGTCCcctattttttccaacttcaattGATGATCCGTCTATTGCGATTCGAATCCAGAATTGACGCCATTCTTCGGCCGATACGATATTTTCCTCATCGTGACTAGATTCTAGTTTCCCGTGTCTAATACTTCGGATTCCTGACGTTCCACGCGAATTCTTGCCTAAGAATACTTCAAAACAACTCTCATCCTCACtcaatcgataattttttggagaaaaagttATCATAGCTCCATAGTTTGTTTTTACGTcgaatgtcaaaaaaatttcatcgtcaTTTTTTATATCTTTGATGGGATAAAAGGTCACGGCACCGTAAGACATTATTTGAGTTCTGTATCGGAGAAGATCtgtaaagaaaatgaaaatttgaaaaaatcagttgaaCGTGTTGATCATGACTTGCTAAAATACCTCAAATTTACATATAATTGCGTATTAtcgatggttttgaaaaatttccgtaGTGGATAAGTAGATAAAGGCCTGTAAATGAAGGTAAGAAGGGGATAGGTTCTTCTGCTGACCATATAACTACCGAGAggagaaaaataattcgtttcTCTTTATCATACGCAAAAACGGAATAACTCGATTCCATAGAATATTCTATCGTAATGTAAAAACATTCGTAAAGTCCGATTCCGTAACTGCTTTTCGCCAATTAGTGCTCATGCTCGTAACGTGAATTTCGATTGAGAAGGTACTGTGACCACTCTTGTAAACAACGCGAATTTCGACAGAAAAAAGTAAGTAGACGCTTGCGTCCACAAAATAGCCTAAAATATACATGGtcttaaaaattcatatttttctagcAATATTGAGGTGGCTATTTCTCTCTTTCAACCTGAAATGAATCCGTAatcgttgataaattttttcaaaaattaaaaaattcgaaagcaaaatttagaaaaattgatttggacaCAAcgttttttggtttaattttttccccgaTGGAAAAATAAGTTGTTTGTTATCGTGgatattcgaattatttttcaaattatttgggcccgcaaaaaatattacaaaaaaaatagtaaaacatataaaaaaatttcaaaatatgaaattagcAAGATGTAGGTACAGTGAAATACCATTATTTTGTATTGCATGATGCGTataattatactcgtataaaatGACCGTATTGTACCTACAGGAATAAAATATGCCTCCCATCCCTGTGGGAGATTTAGAATTACTCGTAAAATATGTAAAGAACAcactaagtacctacctataaaggCTATAATACCAACGTACCTGTGTTAATGTTCTTAGAACACACAAAGTTCCAGAAAACATAATGACGCTCTTCTTCAGTGGTGAAACCAAAATACTTGATCGGCCAAGGTTCAACTTTTACGGACATGAAGGCTGGTTTTCCATTCTTTCCTACTTCAATTGACGATCCGTCTGAGGTAATTCGAATCCAAAACTGACGCCATTCATTAACTGATAACATGTTATCCGTTTCATCGTATATCCAAGATTGGTCTGTTAGATGTGAGTGGATTGTTGCAAGTGCACTACGTGGACCGGCCAAAGACACTTTAAGAAATTGCTGATGGTCCATTTCGCGTTGATTTGTTGAAGAGAAAGTGATGATAGCAGTTCTTATAGTTTTCACATTGAACTTCataaaaatatcgttttcattttttattgcgTCGATCGGATAAAATGTGTGCGCTCCTCCATAGCTGGTTATGCTTCTGTATTTAGgaagatctgaaaaaaaaaaatgagtacataAATTAGTACTGTAGGACCTGTGTTACAAGTAattaaagtgtattttttatatgGTGACAGGTGCCTGGCGCAGAGGCGATTCGCTGATTGTTTAGCTGTAAGCCAATGTCACACTGCACAATGTGATCTAGATAACATTGAAAATATCTGCAAGCTTACCTTCTTCTCGAACACATTCTGCTAATGGATCTCCTGTTAATTCAGGTTTACAGTTATATATAGGCGCATGGTTATCTACTTCGCATGTTCTATTTTCGTCGCGCATTCCCTTGCACGGATTCTTGCACGTTTTCCCGATGCAGGTTTCGTTTTGTGGACACTCCGAGTTGAAAATGCATTCCATTCTGCATGTTGAAGGCGAATCAAATTGGTTTCGATTGCAGGAACATATAGCGTGGTTGTCTTTTTGTTTACATTCGCTGTTTGGTCCGCATGGTGAAGGCATGCAAACATTTCTCGCTGAatcgcagaaaaaaatgaaaagtaatatAGAACATcatacatacattacatatgAGGGGGCTAGTGTCTATTACGACATGatctaattttgacaaaaatgagttaGGCACATCACTGGATAGAGCATTACGAGCTGCATCGACTGGTGTaaacagaatttaaaaaaaataatttcttcggTGTGAGACGGGCCTTCAAAAGTAGGGTCTGGTGGCTAATACGACATGTTCCAATGGAACATGTTAGTTTCGCGGCTAAACGTGATTTTTGGCtttgttttgttgaatttcagGCAAGCTGTTCATAGTGATTGAGGTTGCCTTGTGTAAAAGTGACCTCCCTTCACGTATTCAGATGATAACCGATTGTTTTgataatcatttcattttttgtaaaaaaaaataaaaaaaataaaaaaaattcattttttgagaattttcaaaaattttttgctggaaatggGAAGGGGGAATGGTTCCTTTTGACCCCCCCTTGGCTACACATCCAGTTTTCAACGTCATCAGACcataaaatgaggaaaaaaaatttcctggtGGCTAAACGAACATGTTCCAAATTAAAAGTGGTCCCATTTGCCCCCTGGGggtggaatttcaaaaaaattttcatgaaccTTCATTAAATACCTAGATCTACAATactagccaaaaaaaaacgGGAATTTTGGGATATGTTTTCTCggaatcagttttttgcatttcctgaaaaaagatGGTTTGGGATCATGTCGTAATAGACACTAGCCCCCTCATatgtaagtacgagtagatcAGCTCTCTTGTTGCAGATGGATTTTCGCACATACGGATCCCAGACTTGGGCCCTCacaaataaattgtcaaaaagaattGAGGTAACTCAAAATGCAATTGAAAGATCAATGTTGAATGTAAAACTGCGAGATAAAATTAAGATAagaactatcaaaaaaaaattaaaacacaatCTTAATATGCTTCATCTGATTAGGAGAAATAAATGGAACTGGGCAGGTCACATCGGGAGAATGAGGAATAGGAGTTGGACCCATAAAGTAACCTTTTGGTACTTGGGACACAAAATAAGAAGAGCAGGTAGCCAGAGGGCTAGATGGGAAGATgatttcagaagttttttcgGGCATAAACAGTTTGACAGACTAACTCTAGTGAGGAATGAGTGGGCACGTTTGCAAGAGTCCTTCGCCCAATTTAGGGTATAGCGGAGCTGAgttaattgtaaaaatttattttaagttAAACTGTAACATTTTATGTAAAGTCCGTTAATAAaggttattttgattttgaattgagTTAATGCATATCCCAGTTAtctttgaaaatcatgaaatgtTGGatcaaatggtgaaattttatagcgcattttgttttttcacaaaatataaacaaaattatacaagcttattaaaaaaaaaaaataagcgagaaaaacattttgacgttttgacaattttggttcAGACTTCAGTTTTGGTGATTTCTTGTGTTGTGGTTTTCAATTTAGGTAATTAAAACGTTTCgacaaaagtcaaaaaaacgtACTAATAGAATGTTGTGAGCTACAATTTTTGATCaccggaaattttttcactcggaTGATTAGAACGAGAGTTGTAGCAATTTTGGAGAAAGGAggtatgtaatgtaatgtaggtacctatgtgcaTTAAAAAGATGTAAACTTCGCTGCtgttttccttcaatttttatgtcTAGATTCATACTTTATCGAAACCTCATGATTATCATGGTGATGTTATTTAATCTATTGACTCAGCAactcaattgaaaatttacattaggTGTAGGTACTGTAGGTGGTATAGAATATATGCGttggtatgtattttatttacctatgttATTATTCTCAAGATTTGGAAAAGCCCAGGTAGCGAAACTATCATCACTAGCAAATCCATAATACTTTATTGGTCTAGGCTCCGTTTTCAAAGACATGAAAGCAGATCCTCCATTCTTTCCTATTTCAATTGATGCTCCATCTGGGGAATTTCGAATCCAGAACTGACGCCAATCATCTGGCGATAATATATCTTTCTCACGATGTTCGCTTCTTGGTTCATCGATTTCGGAGGTTTTGATAGCAGAAATCGTATTCGTAGTATATCCACctaaaattactttaaaaactttttcatccTTCTTCAAAGTTTCATTtgtaggtgaaaaaataatgatggcGTCTTGATCAGTTTTtacgttgaatttcaaaaaaatttcttcgtcaTTTTTTATATCTCCGATCGGATAAAACGTGTAAGCGTTATCGTAGGTTATCAAAGTTCTGTACTGGCgattatctgaaaaaaattaagatacgAATCAGTACTTTTTTGCTGATTGTAAGTTGCACTGTAGCGCTAagacaattgaaatttcagagtgAATGTGATAGCCTGAGTTGTCCAAAATAATCCTCCGACCTTtcaaataaatatgtacctacttgtacctaGGCTACGAGTAAACCAAAAAAAGGACAATTTCCGtgcgtgaaaattgaaattttccgaaTTGGTGAAACGAGAATGATCGACTGCAgtgaaaactacaaaaatgtTCTTTAAACGCTGGTACCTATGTACCTTCccattttcaagcattttaatTCGGACTCGTTCCCAAGATGTTCGAATTGAATGcacattgaaaaatgttatcatgATTTTAAATGTAACTTACCTGTGTCACTGTTTTCAAAACACCGAAAAGCATAGTGAACAGGATCCGACGAACTAGCAAATCCGTAGTACTTAATTTGACGAGGCTCTACTCTCGAAGACATGAACGGGGCGCTGCCGTTCTTTCCAACTTCAATTAAAGTTCCATCCGAGGTAATTCGAATCCAGAATTGACGCCATTCCTCAGATGATACCAAGTTCTTTTCGTAGTGTACACGTTCTGCAGGTTTGCGTGACTCAGTGGCTTGTATCATGGAAATACGGCTTAGCTAGGAAACCAACAATTTATCTCAAACAATTCCGCgcttacaaaaatttctttatgaaattattttacactTGAGTTGATAATTACAGCTTCGAATTCAGCTACAATAGCTGGAGGAGCTGAATTTCTAAGTTATTGCagcaaatttcgcaaaaaaaaaaaaaaagtttcaattgtAAAATTCCGTTTTTAAgcattaaaacgaaaaaaaaataataattactgaATAACTGCTAAAGTTAGGTCAGGTCAGacattcaaaaatgacttttcaatattgtttcagactttttttctatttggaAATGTAAGCATTGAGTTGACTTAAGTATAATACATATTCATGATTCAAAAGTTCCCTATGGAAAGGTGACTTCTGAGGTCGAGAAGTTGTTTTATGGAGGAAATATCatattggcaaaattgtcaccAATCTCACTTGGATTGACAGGCTCATCGCTAACCTTAATGGGGTTCAAACGCTTATCAAAATCCCCACGTGGATCATCAGGCTCAACATGCATAAGTACTTTTAAAGCTTTCTGATCGTTGTTCAGGGGTTGATTTATTGGAGTAAATATGATATAAATTTCGCGTTCACCTTTTACgctaaatttcaagaaaaatcctttttcattttttatctctTCAATTGGATAAAATATGTAGGAGTCATCGTTAGTTGTTAAATGTCTGCACTTTggaaaatctgcaaaaaaaaagaaaatatgtacgtacTGTATTGTATACGTTGGGAGAGGATAGGATGGGGTTGAATGGTTCAACAAGTTAACTGGACCCACTTCGCTCGCGTATTCGGTTGTTGCTCAATTTCATTTACTATGGAACCTCGCGAAGTGTCCCCCGGGGATTTGGATGGAATGGAAAGTAGTCCAAGTGGTAGCCCATGGCCCAagtaccacaccattaaaatttcagatacattttaaaattttcaaaaatcgccacTCCGACGTTCAggtttttcccacggtgttgtcgtgAGAAAATTCTGACCTACGCGCGTGCACAAGGGACTTCTTTCATTTTCCCATTCggctaaatttttcatacgtacttataacgtttttcaaaaattattcaaatttccattaaaaatatgtaatatccCTATCTCAATTAACCACCTAATAACCGAATGCCCAAAATTCCAATCTGAAAGAAATCGTCTAATCCCAAACCCCACTCTTGAATCTCTACTATCTGACAGTAATACTCAAAACCTTAGACTCCTTACCTTCCTGAAAGAAGTCGATCTGTACAACAAAATCTAACTTCAAATTGTCTCCACGTCTCTAGCCAAACGGCTGTACACGGCGtggttaaataaattaaaaaagaatttgaataatcttcgaaaaatataatttgaaaatgaaataaaacgtGGCCTTTGGTCGAGCgcgtgggtcaaaatttttccacgacaacaccgtgggaaaaacGTGAGCGTCGGGGtaggttttaaaattcataattttactTTCTAACCAGatttaaagtttatttttcaccatttgCCTTCACAATGCAACAAAGCGAAAATCATTTCCCAataattgagtgaaaattttaagtagAATATTACATTGGAAGATGAGATTTTCAACTGTACATACTTACACATTTAAAGCCTttctttcgaataatttttactttagcagtttttttttcatgtctacTACatatgtgtgtactgtgtacaaATGTATTTCAAAGGCGCAGATTATTGTAATTATCTATTCATTCTTTagtgaaataatttcaacagGATATCATCTgattttatctaattttgaaaTGCAGTTACCGGATGCATATTTCTGATTAATACAAACCGTTTGGAAGGTCGTATAACTGTGATAAGTAATCGTGAAATCGTATCACGAACATTCCAACGATTATTTTTTGGTCTGTGTATGTTTTTATCAAGGGTCGCTTCAGAAGTCCTCTACCGTTTTTTTCATGTAGCAAGTGAGGTTTTTTTTGAAGGACCTCTATGTACGTTGATATAGCATATGAATACACatttatcacaaaaaatccaacattttgctacattttttgttataatttgAAGCTTTGACCTCACAAACACTCAGTTGAGGTCCAATTATATCTAGTCTTTCGCCaccttttcacaactttttactTCAGATCCCCCTTACCCGCAGAGATTTTCCTGTCAGTTGGCCAGATGTAgatcgaacaaattttgaaagaggAGTTGGAAATTAAAATGTCGaatgatattaaatttttaaaaatgatcactttatgcaaaaaatttgaatttttctattgatttgGTTATGTTGTTAAATAGATATATAGAGGCGTTGCCAATGATGGGAGGATAAGAATATTTCCCTAGTAGGTCAGGATGAATCTAACTCCCTAAGAGATGTAATATATCACCTTTTAAAATAGTACTTACCCGCTGCTAGCTCAGCTTTTACAACACcaatatgtataaatttaaacagatttagtcgagtttaccttgtattaattcgaaccgcacgcgaaataagaacacacgataaacacgaatagtgtattataattttggaataaaattacaacacgAAACTTAAGTCTAAAACATATAAAACTCTACGCGTATAACCAATATATATTCCACCGAATAGTGGCGTAAGTAGGATCGCTTTTACCCACCTACGTGTAACTATCAAATTGCCCGCGTTGGGTAGCGAATTTAGAAGACTTAAGTTTAAACGCGAATACTCTCCCTTAAACACGAACGTTAAGGCAGAGGACCTGGGACTCAAGCACAACTCTTACGTAGGAGTGAGTGGCCTTATTACTTTTCCGCGGTCAGACCTACCAGACGAAGCGCGAATCGACAAGTGAAGATCAATTCCATCTCAACTTGGCTTCTAGCCTCGAGTCGAGAAGGAATTGAGCTTTACGAACTTGTGAGCTTTTCACATCTGCCCTTaatggaacgatgtgaaaacaccTCTTGGGTGGTTCCCACGTACTTAACACCTTACCTAAGTGCATCGAGTATATGCTTTCATCTACGTAAAGTACTGTAGAATCGAACTAttgattggattctccagtacttcctttagatgaaagatttataatcccactgagagagatacgatgaatatccctgtctagccagtgaaggcatattgtccCCTTACATTTGCCCCTAACGTGGGTTTACTTCTAAAGTATCCCCTGAGGAAATGTAGAGGAAAGcacggaaattttgaaaaaaggtgacatTGTGCTTCACTGGATGTGACCCTATTGCCCCCCGTACTTTGCTTGAGTGATGCGGGGAATAGtaatcccaaaataaattttgaaactctttggtttttattataattccaAAAGTGAGGTGGATTTTGAGTGTGCTGGTGAGTTGACTCTTACTGATAAAGAGTAACTACAATTGACCATCAATATTTGACCGAAGTCAAGATATCAATAAATCAATCCAGAAGCTACCTTTGATCTGGTCACTCCGCAGCAGGGTCATGGCCGAAATGGTAAGTATTTAAGtacgatttaatttttgagggggagggttaATCTAAAAGGTACCCTTCctcaattttatgatttcaggagaagatgaaaaaagctcaagaaGTTCGTGGTTGTTTGGCTTTGTTGTCTTTGGATAGTCTgaccaagaatttttgaagaaaaattgctggTAAGGTTGGCTTGAGTATAGCTattgtttttgctaaaaattttgaaaaatggatgatTTTCTATTGGAAAGTCattcattgaataatttgagtAGAGTTTttatagtttaaaaaaaaattgaaaaaagaaaaagttcaaaaaattttaaaaaaaaaaattctaaaggaaaaattttatcaaattttgatgtgatatttgagcatttgaaatgttcaaaactgatcattgataagaaaaaaagaaaaaaagaaaattaaaaaatttgaaaaaactttgaagaaagTGAGTTATTATTCTATTAGAAAAGttgtcatttcttcaaaatccaaaaaagaattgttttttaggGAAGTTAGAAAaatgagaagaagaaaaaaaaaaggttgaggaaaaatgaattgtttttctatcagaaaaaatgttcatttttccaaaaaaaatttgaaattttggaattttatttttatgatagagggttaagttttttgaaaaaattgcgctACCTTTCTGTTGTACACGGAGTTCGGTTGAAAGCGAAACTACTTACCACCACTATTCgatgaaacaaattaaaaaaaatttgaaaaaatttaaaaaaaaatttaaaaggaaaataaatttttaagaaaaattataaaaataaataggaatGTACCTAAACAAACTTAATTCTAAGCAacgttatttttcttcttttttatttgtttaacgttgttttatagttaattaagaataaattaatttctagTCAGTCTTATTTCtcataattaatttcaagttttttcttcttctttacagGTGTATTTTGGTCAACGACGATGACAAGAGAATTACTTTATTTATCCAAAACTAAAGATAAGTACAAAAacgtatttacatttttattaaataatgtaaaatttaggAGCATTTCTGTTTCTTAGGATTAGTCAGTCTAATTTAAACACATGATCGATTTAAAATAtctgtacattttttatttctaaaaaaaattttaaaattatgaaataaattaaataaaaaatgttgtttttgtttaggaCCAGTTCAGAGAAAGATGGGTGAAACTTAAAATAGGATTGAGCCAAAGTTGAACCAGTCTGTTGggatatttttcgtatttacaaTAAGGTGagtaaatctaaaaatttggcttatttttatagcatttttacgATTACGTAGTTTAAATTagttatataaaaaaaataagtaggaaaaatgataattaaaatgataattttaattttaattttaaaattagaaaattctaaCCTAATTCTTTTTGTTCCAGTGAGAAGACAAAGAAGATTTCCTTAACTAATAATGCACAGATCCTTTTTCTTGGCTCATGGACTTCTTTTCCAGGTTgtattttcttttagaaaataattttagatagaaattaaaaataaaatttgagtaagCTTATGCCATTTTTGTTCCACAGGAAGACAAAGATagctagatttttgaaaggaatGTTATCCGTCTACGGTCTGAGTCAACATGGCCTTCTGTGCCCTGAATGTGATATctttgttaaaaaataaaaaaaaaattaaaaaagaattttaaaaaaataaaattaaaatttttgtaaatttttggaaaaaactttttgaatttaaatttttttgattctgtaaacgtATTTTACGTTAAtataagtttgtaaaaaaaaaataaaaaaaatgattgtaaacattcaaaaaataaattgaatttattttaagtttgtaaaaaaaaatttacatacatgTATTATTGTATCGTAGTTTTAGAGTACAAATTTTgtatgtttgtaaaaaaaaattaaaaaaaatattttgtgctATTTTATAACCTAATTATACAAATGTATAGATAAATTAATGCGTAGagttttttgtaatgaaaaaaaaaattatcaataaatattcaataaattacatcttaactttatttacatttttggatgttcattttttctgctcTACGGGTCGTTTTAATGGTCGGATCGATGAATGGAAAATGGAATTTAGGTTGACACAGTTTTTTAGGTGGTTTTGGCGGTTACTAGGTTACTGGTGAAGGTCGTGAGCGTAACGGTACCGGTTGTGGGAAGGTGGATGTTATCTTCCAGCTGGGTGGTCTTTTTTacgacgattttatttttttattttttgaagactaCCTAAGCACTTTTAAAgccaaaattgtgctttttaaacTGAGTCAAGAGGtagaaaattcgcgaatatttcgagtttttatttaatttaattcaaaccattttccattaaaaaatcagtctgatttttctaaaaaaaaatttagagggtaattttttgtaatcaatcactttttatacaataaataaaattattcaaaacttcagaaaatctaaaaaacgaaaaattataagttttgactttttcctttctatttcagagaaatttagctcagaaaaaagaaataaataaata
This region of Planococcus citri chromosome 5, ihPlaCitr1.1, whole genome shotgun sequence genomic DNA includes:
- the LOC135846812 gene encoding uncharacterized protein LOC135846812, producing MIQATESRKPAERVHYEKNLVSSEEWRQFWIRITSDGTLIEVGKNGSAPFMSSRVEPRQIKYYGFASSSDPVHYAFRCFENSDTDNRQYRTLITYDNAYTFYPIGDIKNDEEIFLKFNVKTDQDAIIIFSPTNETLKKDEKVFKVILGGYTTNTISAIKTSEIDEPRSEHREKDILSPDDWRQFWIRNSPDGASIEIGKNGGSAFMSLKTEPRPIKYYGFASDDSFATWAFPNLENNNIARNVCMPSPCGPNSECKQKDNHAICSCNRNQFDSPSTCRMECIFNSECPQNETCIGKTCKNPCKGMRDENRTCEVDNHAPIYNCKPELTGDPLAECVREEDLPKYRSITSYGGAHTFYPIDAIKNENDIFMKFNVKTIRTAIITFSSTNQREMDHQQFLKVSLAGPRSALATIHSHLTDQSWIYDETDNMLSVNEWRQFWIRITSDGSSIEVGKNGKPAFMSVKVEPWPIKYFGFTTEEERHYVFWNFVCSKNINTDLLRYRTQIMSYGAVTFYPIKDIKNDDEIFLTFDVKTNYGAMITFSPKNYRLSEDESCFEVFLGKNSRGTSGIRSIRHGKLESSHDEENIVSAEEWRQFWIRIAIDGSSIEVGKNRGPAFMSLKTKPTSIQYFGFDREYYGGSLDIDAQWAFPSPPSKANILVFI